In the genome of Qipengyuania seohaensis, one region contains:
- a CDS encoding SDR family NAD(P)-dependent oxidoreductase — protein MSEFGFESTADDVLEGKDLSGRTALVTGGYSGLGQETARAMAAKGAHIILSGRDATKLSAAADAIAEQTGAKVDTLKCDLASLDSIRKAAAEANERFEKIDLLINNAGVMACDQAKTADGFEMQFGTNHVGHFLLTNLLVPLLEKGDRPRIVNLSSRGHHIAPVDFDDLHFEKREYDKWVSYGQSKTANVLFAVGLEKRLGDKGIHAYSLHPGGIMTNLGRHMSDQDMADLMERIRKNAEQSGETPEPFKTIPQGAATTCWAATADELEGNGGLYCENCHVADQDDESTGGGVRSYAIDPEKADRLWSMSEEMVGESFAY, from the coding sequence ATGAGCGAATTCGGTTTCGAAAGCACGGCGGACGATGTTCTTGAAGGCAAGGACCTGTCGGGCCGCACAGCCCTCGTGACTGGCGGCTATTCCGGCCTGGGCCAGGAAACCGCGCGTGCAATGGCCGCCAAGGGCGCACACATCATCCTGTCCGGCCGCGATGCGACCAAGCTGTCCGCCGCCGCAGATGCCATCGCGGAACAGACCGGCGCGAAGGTGGACACGCTCAAGTGCGACCTCGCCTCGCTCGACAGCATCCGCAAGGCAGCAGCCGAGGCGAACGAGCGCTTCGAGAAGATCGACCTCCTGATCAACAATGCCGGTGTCATGGCCTGCGACCAGGCGAAGACGGCCGACGGTTTCGAAATGCAGTTCGGCACCAATCATGTTGGCCATTTCCTGTTGACCAATCTGCTCGTTCCGCTCCTGGAAAAGGGCGATCGCCCGCGCATCGTCAACCTTTCGAGCCGCGGTCACCACATCGCTCCGGTCGACTTCGACGATCTCCATTTCGAGAAGCGCGAATACGACAAGTGGGTCAGCTACGGCCAGTCGAAGACCGCCAACGTCCTGTTTGCAGTGGGCCTCGAAAAGCGTCTCGGCGACAAGGGCATCCACGCCTATTCTCTGCACCCCGGCGGGATCATGACCAACCTCGGCCGCCATATGAGCGACCAGGACATGGCCGACCTCATGGAACGCATCCGCAAGAACGCCGAACAGAGCGGCGAAACGCCGGAACCGTTCAAGACCATCCCACAAGGCGCCGCGACCACCTGTTGGGCCGCCACGGCGGACGAACTGGAAGGAAACGGCGGTCTCTATTGCGAAAATTGCCATGTCGCCGACCAGGACGACGAGAGCACTGGTGGCGGCGTGCGCAGCTATGCGATCGATCCCGAGAAGGCCGACCGCCTCTGGTCGATGAGCGAAGAAATGGTCGGCGAAAGCTTCGCTTACTAG
- a CDS encoding c-type cytochrome: MDDRFNTASGWVLFAGIVALGASIASGMYFHADDNSYPEGEDFGYFVKGEEAGPAEAGPDLGTLLASADAAAGEKVFAKCTACHTIDQGGANGIGPNLYGVFGTAIGSHAAGFAYSSALADKGGQWTWENMNEWLKSPRGFAAGTKMSFAGLSKPEDRANVMEFMSTYGGAPAKPEPAAVDAAPAEGEDAPGAGPGPVEGAEAGAVEAAGAMSADQPVPAANAAGDNEGATKVD; encoded by the coding sequence ATGGACGATCGTTTCAATACCGCTTCCGGTTGGGTGCTCTTCGCCGGTATCGTCGCTCTCGGGGCGTCGATTGCATCGGGAATGTACTTCCACGCCGATGACAACAGCTATCCCGAAGGGGAAGACTTCGGCTATTTCGTCAAGGGCGAGGAAGCCGGTCCGGCAGAAGCCGGACCCGATCTCGGCACGCTGCTCGCCAGCGCGGATGCTGCAGCCGGCGAAAAGGTTTTCGCCAAGTGCACGGCATGCCACACCATCGACCAGGGAGGCGCAAACGGCATCGGTCCGAACCTTTACGGTGTCTTCGGCACGGCTATCGGTTCGCACGCCGCCGGTTTCGCCTACAGCTCGGCACTTGCCGACAAGGGCGGCCAGTGGACCTGGGAAAACATGAACGAATGGCTCAAGAGCCCGCGCGGTTTCGCTGCCGGCACGAAAATGAGCTTCGCCGGCCTTTCCAAGCCGGAAGACCGCGCGAACGTCATGGAATTCATGTCGACCTATGGCGGCGCACCGGCCAAGCCAGAACCGGCTGCGGTCGATGCTGCTCCGGCCGAGGGTGAAGACGCTCCCGGCGCAGGTCCGGGACCGGTCGAAGGCGCCGAAGCTGGCGCAGTCGAAGCTGCAGGTGCCATGAGCGCGGACCAGCCGGTCCCCGCAGCCAATGCAGCGGGCGACAACGAAGGCGCGACCAAGGTCGACTAG
- a CDS encoding DUF1109 domain-containing protein: MNRVPNSLIDDLAGDLAPVTPIRLSHGIALVALSAIATVILVELVDGLWRGIVSGQASGVFFIANGMLGMVGAAAALAVLRMASPRVGNTHEGARWSSAMLVLLPLTALAMLGAGGLFSALSSDPYGFHCFLAGAASGLVTAGTLTLWLRRGAPVSLNAAGTYTGIAAGAIGSFAYGLACPIDTIDHLGIWHIAPVALMAMAGRLAIPPLVRW; the protein is encoded by the coding sequence ATGAATCGGGTCCCTAATTCCCTGATCGACGATCTGGCGGGCGATCTTGCCCCCGTGACGCCGATCCGGCTTTCGCACGGCATCGCCCTGGTGGCGTTGTCGGCCATCGCCACCGTGATACTCGTCGAATTGGTCGACGGTCTTTGGCGCGGCATCGTTTCCGGCCAAGCGTCGGGGGTTTTCTTCATCGCCAACGGAATGCTCGGCATGGTCGGAGCGGCAGCGGCCCTGGCTGTCTTGCGCATGGCCAGCCCGCGCGTCGGCAACACGCATGAAGGTGCGCGCTGGTCGTCCGCCATGCTGGTTCTCCTGCCGCTGACTGCATTGGCCATGCTGGGCGCTGGCGGTCTGTTTTCCGCACTGTCCAGCGATCCCTACGGGTTCCACTGCTTCTTGGCAGGTGCCGCATCCGGGTTGGTTACGGCAGGGACCCTGACACTGTGGCTGCGCCGCGGCGCACCGGTCTCACTGAACGCAGCGGGTACCTACACCGGCATCGCAGCCGGCGCGATCGGCAGCTTCGCCTATGGTCTCGCGTGCCCTATCGATACGATCGACCACCTCGGCATCTGGCACATCGCCCCCGTCGCACTGATGGCGATGGCCGGACGATTGGCGATACCGCCGCTGGTCCGCTGGTAA
- a CDS encoding mechanosensitive ion channel has protein sequence MIFDRYKFDQQVAMELGEKLLYAVIALVITWLAARAAKWAFAKLVDNVAFFNRGTGNGASLGESLGKIVGLLIWLFGLLIILNILELGGVAGPIDSLLENVVDFVPNLLWAGLIFFIGMMVARIVRDLVVTTLQTVDFDKWANRGGVDNVTGNTAISKTIGTIVYVLIAIPVAIAALEQLEIQSISDPASDMLRMIFAAIPNIIAAAILLGIGYLISRFVVQIVKEVLPGLGVDRALAESGLVGEGTTASGIIARVVQAAIILFFAIAATRLLGFPELTRILDTVLETGSKVIVGAVVIAVGFLIANLLARLIAGDDSNSTAATIVRWATIILFVFMGLSFTELGGGIPEDIVTIIVAGFAVAGALAFGLGGREWAARKLDQMDNDLGGGSASAPTPKRRKAAAPKSDDPLPPGA, from the coding sequence GTGATTTTCGACAGATACAAATTCGACCAACAGGTCGCGATGGAGCTGGGTGAGAAGCTGCTTTACGCGGTCATCGCCCTTGTCATCACATGGCTGGCCGCACGCGCGGCAAAATGGGCTTTCGCCAAGCTCGTCGACAATGTCGCATTCTTCAATCGCGGGACCGGCAATGGTGCCAGCCTCGGCGAATCCCTCGGCAAGATCGTGGGACTGCTGATCTGGCTGTTCGGCCTCCTGATCATTCTCAACATCCTCGAGCTTGGCGGCGTCGCCGGCCCGATCGACAGCCTGCTCGAAAACGTGGTCGACTTTGTGCCGAACCTGCTGTGGGCCGGCCTGATCTTCTTCATCGGCATGATGGTGGCGCGGATCGTTCGCGATCTGGTCGTCACCACCCTGCAGACGGTGGATTTCGACAAATGGGCCAATCGCGGCGGCGTGGACAACGTCACCGGCAATACCGCCATCAGCAAGACCATCGGCACGATCGTCTATGTCCTGATCGCTATCCCTGTCGCCATCGCGGCGCTGGAACAGCTGGAAATCCAGTCGATCAGCGATCCGGCTTCGGACATGCTGCGGATGATATTCGCCGCGATTCCGAACATCATCGCTGCCGCGATTCTTCTCGGCATCGGTTATCTTATCAGCCGGTTCGTGGTCCAGATCGTGAAGGAAGTCCTGCCCGGTCTCGGCGTCGACAGGGCGCTGGCTGAAAGCGGACTGGTGGGCGAAGGCACCACGGCGAGCGGCATTATCGCCCGCGTCGTGCAGGCGGCGATCATCCTGTTCTTCGCTATCGCGGCAACCCGCCTGCTCGGCTTTCCCGAACTGACCCGTATCCTCGATACGGTGCTCGAGACGGGTAGCAAGGTCATAGTAGGCGCCGTCGTGATCGCTGTCGGCTTCCTGATCGCGAATTTGCTGGCCCGCCTGATCGCGGGCGATGACAGCAATTCCACGGCAGCCACTATCGTGCGCTGGGCGACCATCATCCTGTTCGTCTTCATGGGCCTGTCCTTCACCGAACTCGGTGGCGGCATTCCCGAAGACATTGTCACGATCATCGTGGCGGGATTTGCGGTGGCTGGTGCGCTTGCCTTCGGCCTCGGTGGCCGGGAATGGGCGGCGCGCAAGCTCGACCAGATGGACAATGATCTGGGCGGCGGAAGTGCTTCGGCACCAACGCCCAAGCGCCGCAAGGCGGCTGCTCCCAAGAGCGACGATCCGCTGCCTCCGGGCGCATAG
- a CDS encoding prephenate dehydratase, producing the protein MRNFAKPALAMVDSMRQAAAADPERAIAFGGAPGSNSHQAAMQFAPEALPLPFLGFQDALDAVKTGAAGCAMIPIENSQHGRVADIHFLLPESGLSIVAEHFMPITHALMAIGDGPFEAAYSHPQALGQSRIYLRERGIVPMSHADTAGAAAFVAEEKDPTIAALAPPMAAELYGLRIVESAVEDAQDNTTRFVVLAKDARSADELADEEAMTTFIFEVKNVPAALYKALGCFATNGVNMTKLESYQKGASFAATMFYCDIEGAPGNPRVDAALEELSFQCNSVRLLGSYQRARKRG; encoded by the coding sequence ATGCGTAATTTCGCCAAGCCCGCACTCGCCATGGTCGATTCCATGCGCCAAGCCGCCGCCGCCGATCCGGAGCGCGCGATCGCTTTCGGCGGTGCGCCGGGATCGAACTCGCACCAGGCCGCCATGCAATTCGCGCCCGAAGCACTGCCCCTGCCTTTCCTCGGCTTCCAGGATGCCCTCGATGCGGTGAAGACCGGCGCTGCGGGCTGCGCGATGATCCCGATCGAAAACAGCCAGCACGGACGGGTTGCCGACATCCATTTCCTGCTTCCCGAAAGCGGGCTGTCCATCGTGGCAGAGCATTTCATGCCGATCACCCATGCGCTGATGGCCATCGGCGACGGACCATTCGAGGCGGCCTACAGCCATCCCCAGGCGCTGGGCCAGTCGAGGATCTACCTGCGCGAACGCGGCATCGTACCCATGAGCCATGCCGATACCGCAGGGGCTGCGGCCTTCGTCGCCGAGGAAAAGGATCCGACCATTGCCGCGCTGGCCCCGCCGATGGCGGCGGAATTGTACGGCCTCAGGATCGTGGAAAGCGCGGTCGAGGATGCTCAGGACAACACCACGCGCTTCGTGGTTCTCGCCAAGGACGCGCGCTCGGCAGACGAGCTGGCCGACGAAGAGGCAATGACCACTTTCATCTTCGAGGTGAAGAACGTGCCCGCCGCGCTGTATAAGGCGCTGGGCTGTTTCGCGACGAATGGCGTGAACATGACCAAGCTGGAAAGCTACCAGAAGGGTGCGAGTTTTGCCGCGACGATGTTCTATTGCGACATTGAGGGCGCGCCGGGAAATCCGCGCGTCGATGCAGCCCTGGAGGAGCTGTCCTTCCAGTGCAATTCGGTTCGCCTGCTCGGCAGTTACCAGCGCGCACGCAAGCGCGGCTGA
- the bufB gene encoding MNIO family bufferin maturase: MSDIEPFHGFGLGLRRTHYADFLETQVPVDFVEVISENYMVEGGKPLRILGDIRERYPVLLHGVSMSVGSAHGLDGEYLDRLAALAKRIDPLWVSDHLCWTRTSAHNSHDLLPLPLTGEALDVVCQNIDRAQEKLGRAMLFENPSSYLTFPEDEMSEWEFLSRMTRRTGCYLLLDVNNVYVSAQNHGYSAAEYIAGLPLDRVRQIHLAGHTPATEDRPIVIDTHDREVCDEVWSLYEDAVARTGPVATMIERDDGIPPLCNLLSELDRARAISSESGRARVA; encoded by the coding sequence ATGAGCGATATCGAGCCATTTCACGGTTTCGGCCTGGGCCTGCGGCGCACGCATTATGCCGACTTTCTTGAAACCCAGGTGCCGGTCGATTTCGTCGAGGTGATCTCGGAAAACTACATGGTGGAAGGCGGCAAGCCGCTGCGTATCCTTGGGGACATCCGCGAGCGCTATCCGGTGCTTCTGCACGGCGTCTCGATGTCGGTCGGATCCGCGCATGGGCTTGATGGGGAATATCTGGATCGGCTCGCGGCGCTGGCAAAAAGGATCGACCCGCTCTGGGTCTCCGATCACCTGTGCTGGACCAGGACGAGCGCCCACAACTCACACGATCTCCTGCCGCTGCCCCTGACAGGCGAGGCGCTGGACGTCGTGTGCCAGAACATCGATCGCGCGCAGGAGAAGCTAGGTCGGGCGATGCTGTTCGAAAACCCTTCGAGCTATCTCACCTTCCCCGAGGACGAGATGAGCGAATGGGAGTTCCTTTCCCGGATGACGCGCCGGACCGGCTGTTACCTGCTGCTGGACGTCAACAACGTCTATGTCAGCGCGCAGAACCATGGCTATTCCGCCGCCGAGTATATTGCCGGGCTTCCGCTGGACCGTGTCAGGCAGATCCACTTGGCGGGTCACACCCCGGCAACCGAGGATCGCCCCATCGTGATCGACACGCACGACCGTGAAGTCTGCGACGAAGTCTGGTCGCTTTATGAAGACGCGGTGGCAAGGACCGGACCGGTCGCCACCATGATCGAGCGCGACGACGGCATCCCGCCACTCTGCAATCTATTGTCCGAACTCGATCGGGCGAGGGCGATATCGTCCGAGAGTGGCCGCGCGAGGGTGGCATGA
- a CDS encoding DoxX family protein — MTDWLASRLPESLALLLTRVALAGIFWRSGRTKVEEGSALSITDNAYFLFEYEYTGLPIPADIAAPMATYAEHLFPILLVLGLLTRFAALSLLVMTLVIQFFVYPDAWWTTHIVWVALAAVLISRGAGAISLDAPLASRRAK; from the coding sequence TTGACCGACTGGCTGGCCTCGCGCCTGCCGGAAAGCCTGGCGCTGCTGCTTACCCGAGTCGCGCTGGCCGGGATTTTCTGGAGATCAGGACGGACCAAGGTGGAGGAAGGCAGCGCGCTGTCGATTACTGACAACGCCTATTTCCTGTTCGAGTACGAATACACCGGCCTGCCCATTCCCGCCGATATCGCGGCGCCCATGGCGACCTATGCCGAGCACCTGTTTCCCATCTTGCTGGTGCTCGGCCTGCTCACCCGCTTCGCCGCCTTATCCCTGCTGGTCATGACGCTGGTGATCCAGTTCTTCGTCTATCCCGACGCATGGTGGACGACGCACATCGTGTGGGTCGCCCTGGCAGCCGTCCTGATTTCACGCGGCGCCGGCGCCATCTCGCTCGATGCGCCGCTCGCCTCGCGGCGGGCCAAATGA
- a CDS encoding HvfC/BufC N-terminal domain-containing protein, which produces MISLAERQAEMMDCLLDEERSVPADWTSSQAAGLEIYRNNYRTSLVEALRSTFERTERLVGEASFARAAAHHLITAPPSGWTLDLAGRGFCETCADLFAHDPEVAELAWLEWAMHTSFVAANSTALDMTDFAQAAADFTDIDWERMVFHFVPGIDVRTVRHDLKALWSSLEATEGQAEIVLLEKASTAIVWREGERPVFLLVPEVEGDALSAMLAGAPYGDACQKMVSAIGQDRAVETAGAMLGRWLGEGLVAGLA; this is translated from the coding sequence ATGATCTCGCTTGCAGAACGGCAGGCCGAAATGATGGACTGCCTGCTCGACGAGGAGCGATCCGTTCCCGCCGACTGGACGTCCAGTCAGGCTGCCGGACTGGAGATCTATCGCAACAATTACCGAACCTCCCTGGTGGAGGCGCTGCGGTCGACCTTCGAGCGGACCGAGCGGCTGGTTGGTGAAGCCAGCTTCGCGCGCGCAGCGGCGCATCATCTCATCACCGCGCCGCCTTCGGGCTGGACACTCGACCTGGCCGGCCGGGGATTTTGCGAGACCTGTGCCGATCTCTTCGCGCACGATCCCGAGGTCGCGGAACTCGCTTGGCTGGAATGGGCAATGCACACGAGTTTCGTCGCGGCCAATTCCACCGCGCTGGACATGACGGACTTTGCGCAAGCGGCGGCGGATTTCACCGACATCGATTGGGAGCGAATGGTCTTCCACTTCGTGCCGGGCATCGACGTGCGCACCGTGCGCCACGACCTCAAGGCGCTATGGTCCTCGCTGGAAGCCACCGAGGGGCAAGCCGAGATTGTCCTGCTCGAAAAAGCTTCGACCGCCATCGTCTGGCGCGAGGGCGAGCGCCCCGTTTTCCTCCTCGTTCCCGAAGTGGAGGGTGACGCGCTCTCGGCCATGCTGGCCGGAGCACCCTATGGAGACGCTTGTCAGAAGATGGTCTCGGCGATCGGCCAGGATCGCGCCGTCGAGACCGCTGGCGCGATGCTGGGCCGCTGGCTCGGCGAAGGCCTCGTCGCTGGCCTCGCCTAG
- the bufA2 gene encoding BufA2 family periplasmic bufferin-type metallophore, with protein MTIATRKTATAAAAAAFALSSMSAFAAPAPAGSSGAAINSDDVVHCYGVHSCKGQADCATSENACKGQNECKGHGFKAMKAGECLTKGGTIGDIG; from the coding sequence ATGACAATCGCAACCCGCAAGACTGCAACCGCCGCTGCAGCGGCTGCTTTCGCTCTCAGTTCGATGAGCGCATTTGCCGCGCCCGCCCCCGCAGGCAGCAGCGGCGCAGCCATCAATTCGGACGATGTGGTCCATTGTTATGGCGTGCATAGCTGCAAAGGCCAGGCCGACTGCGCGACCAGCGAAAACGCCTGCAAGGGCCAGAACGAATGCAAGGGCCACGGCTTCAAGGCAATGAAAGCCGGTGAATGCCTGACCAAGGGCGGCACTATCGGCGACATCGGCTGA
- a CDS encoding RlmE family RNA methyltransferase, which translates to MSRSGKDRDTRVRTAKKRSESSTRWLQRQLNDPYVKQAKADGYRSRAAYKLIEMDEKFGILRGAKRIVDLGIAPGGWSQVARKVVPKADIVGIDLLEVEPIEGVTIFQMDFMDDDAPRVLEEAMGGKADLVMSDMAANTVGHKQTDHLRTMGLVEAGAWFAVENLEKGGTFLAKVLAGGTDKDLLDLLKKHFKTVKHAKPPASRKGSSEWYVIAQGFKGN; encoded by the coding sequence ATGAGCCGTTCGGGCAAGGACCGCGACACACGGGTACGCACCGCCAAGAAACGCAGCGAATCGTCGACACGCTGGCTGCAACGCCAGCTCAACGATCCCTATGTAAAGCAGGCCAAGGCCGACGGCTATCGCAGTCGCGCCGCCTACAAGCTGATCGAGATGGACGAGAAATTCGGCATCCTGAGAGGCGCGAAACGGATCGTCGATCTCGGCATCGCTCCGGGCGGGTGGAGCCAGGTCGCGCGCAAGGTCGTGCCCAAGGCCGATATCGTCGGCATCGACCTGCTGGAGGTGGAGCCGATCGAAGGGGTCACTATCTTCCAGATGGATTTCATGGACGACGACGCGCCCCGCGTGCTGGAAGAGGCGATGGGCGGCAAGGCCGATCTAGTGATGAGCGACATGGCTGCCAATACCGTCGGTCACAAGCAAACCGACCACTTGCGCACCATGGGTCTCGTCGAAGCGGGCGCCTGGTTCGCGGTCGAAAACCTGGAAAAAGGCGGCACCTTCCTCGCCAAGGTTCTTGCGGGCGGAACGGACAAGGACCTGCTCGACCTGCTCAAGAAGCATTTCAAGACCGTCAAACACGCCAAGCCCCCTGCGAGCCGCAAGGGCTCGAGCGAGTGGTACGTGATTGCCCAAGGCTTCAAAGGCAACTGA
- a CDS encoding sigma-70 family RNA polymerase sigma factor produces the protein MIADEATMAQMMAASQNGDREMYRALLSEIHLWLERYFRKRVAPAQLDDLVQEVMMAVHTKRATWDPTRAFYPWLAAIARYRWIDHLRKVYRSAEDELGDHDAPEDSEEEAVMARMSLERLFVHLPDKQAEVIELVKIEGLTISEASAKTGQSESLVKVNIHRGLKKLSALVEKAE, from the coding sequence ATGATCGCCGATGAAGCCACGATGGCGCAGATGATGGCCGCCTCGCAGAACGGCGACCGCGAAATGTACCGCGCGCTGCTGTCCGAAATCCACCTGTGGCTCGAACGCTATTTCAGGAAGCGCGTGGCCCCCGCGCAGCTCGACGATCTGGTGCAGGAAGTCATGATGGCAGTGCATACCAAGCGCGCCACCTGGGACCCGACGCGGGCCTTCTACCCCTGGCTCGCCGCGATCGCGCGGTATCGCTGGATCGATCACTTGCGCAAAGTCTATCGCAGCGCGGAAGACGAGCTTGGCGATCACGACGCGCCAGAGGACAGCGAGGAAGAAGCCGTCATGGCCCGCATGAGCCTCGAGCGGCTGTTCGTCCACCTCCCCGACAAGCAGGCCGAGGTTATCGAGTTGGTCAAGATCGAAGGGCTGACCATCTCCGAAGCTTCCGCCAAGACCGGCCAGAGCGAAAGCCTGGTCAAAGTGAATATCCATCGCGGACTGAAGAAACTGTCCGCGCTCGTAGAAAAGGCCGAATGA
- a CDS encoding BufA1 family periplasmic bufferin-type metallophore, which produces MNSQSIARLAGLALTAGIATTMVATPAAAQKRPAMEKCYGVAKAGENDCAAGPGTSCAGTSTRDYQGNAWKLVKKGTCETIKTAKGKGSLTAIKR; this is translated from the coding sequence ATGAACAGCCAATCGATCGCCCGCCTTGCCGGGCTCGCCCTGACCGCCGGTATAGCCACCACCATGGTCGCCACCCCTGCTGCCGCGCAGAAGCGCCCCGCGATGGAAAAGTGTTACGGCGTCGCCAAGGCTGGCGAAAACGACTGCGCCGCCGGACCAGGCACCAGCTGCGCCGGTACATCGACCCGCGATTACCAGGGCAATGCATGGAAGCTGGTCAAGAAGGGCACCTGCGAAACGATCAAGACCGCCAAGGGCAAGGGTTCGCTGACCGCGATCAAGCGCTGA
- a CDS encoding isoaspartyl peptidase/L-asparaginase family protein produces the protein MRGFFTRFALVFSVVALAGQVPATAQDADPADTRWSFAIHGGAGTISREDMTPQEDAAHRAALQAALDAGSKVLEEGGTAMDAVEAAILLLEDEPRFNAGRGAVYTWEGSHELDASIMDGATRDAGAVAGVTNIRNPILLARKVMTDSPHVMLAGKGAEDFAVEQGIEIVPPSYFDTERRREALERMKARQLSSLDVDLKFGTVGAAALDRNGNMAAGTSTGGMTGKRWGRVGDAPIIGAGTYADNRSCAVSATGWGEYFIRVGVAHEICVRLRTQHRLEALTAQLGVPKDDNGWPETVVHASELDLEPEIAQKVSDDVMDDVEKLGGDGGIILVTPEGHALFSFNTAGMYRGRATSDGVNEVAIYGDE, from the coding sequence ATGAGAGGATTTTTCACCCGCTTCGCCCTCGTTTTCTCGGTTGTCGCGCTGGCCGGACAGGTGCCTGCGACCGCCCAGGATGCGGACCCTGCAGATACCCGCTGGTCCTTCGCTATCCATGGCGGGGCTGGCACGATTTCGCGCGAAGACATGACGCCGCAAGAAGATGCGGCCCATCGCGCCGCCTTGCAGGCCGCACTCGATGCGGGGTCGAAGGTGCTGGAGGAAGGCGGCACGGCGATGGATGCGGTCGAGGCCGCGATCCTGCTGCTTGAGGACGAGCCGCGCTTCAATGCCGGACGCGGAGCGGTCTATACCTGGGAAGGCAGCCATGAACTCGACGCCTCGATCATGGACGGGGCGACGCGCGACGCGGGCGCGGTGGCGGGCGTCACCAATATCCGCAATCCGATCCTGCTGGCGCGCAAGGTCATGACCGACAGCCCGCATGTCATGCTCGCGGGCAAGGGGGCTGAGGACTTCGCGGTAGAGCAGGGCATCGAGATCGTCCCGCCCAGCTATTTCGACACCGAACGGCGGCGCGAGGCGCTGGAGCGGATGAAAGCGCGCCAATTGTCCTCGCTCGATGTGGATTTGAAGTTCGGCACGGTCGGCGCGGCGGCGCTCGACCGCAATGGCAACATGGCGGCGGGCACGTCGACCGGCGGGATGACCGGAAAGCGATGGGGCCGTGTGGGCGATGCGCCGATAATCGGTGCAGGCACTTATGCGGACAACCGCTCCTGCGCCGTCTCGGCGACCGGCTGGGGCGAATATTTCATCCGTGTCGGCGTGGCGCACGAGATTTGCGTACGGCTCAGGACGCAGCATCGGCTAGAGGCTTTGACGGCCCAGTTGGGTGTGCCGAAAGATGATAACGGGTGGCCTGAAACTGTCGTCCACGCGTCTGAACTCGATTTGGAGCCGGAAATTGCTCAGAAGGTGTCCGACGATGTCATGGACGACGTCGAAAAGCTCGGCGGCGATGGCGGGATCATCTTGGTCACACCCGAGGGCCACGCGCTTTTCAGTTTCAACACTGCAGGCATGTATCGCGGCCGTGCGACCAGCGATGGCGTGAACGAAGTCGCGATCTACGGCGACGAATAG